The sequence GGCGTCGCCTTCACTCACGAGAGATCGGTCGCTATCAGTGTCCGTCATCGTCGCTCCTGTCGGTCCAAAACTCAAAACTGAGAGCCGACGCGTCACTGACGATGAACAGATCAGCGGGAAGGGGTGCCCGAGTTTTCGGGCACTGAGCGCATCCCGCAGCGAAGTTGGGTGGGTGTGTGGGTGGTCGGGCTTCGGTGCCCGTAACGAAGTGGATGGCTTCGTTGCCCGTGTGTGCGGGCATGCTCATTTAAGAGCGGATTGGTATCAGCTTTTGGCCAATTTGTTTAGGTACTCCTGGCCCTTAACTCTCAATCCCCTACCTGTAATTAATTTATATAGGAATACGCGAGATCGTCAGTCGAGTACTTGACCTTCTCACACCGGCCATTAATAGCTCCTCAACTGATAATATAATCTCTATTGGTGGACAGTGTCGGGTGACACTGTTATTCGACGACGAGTCGGGTCTGCAGCGGGACCTCGTTCGCGATTATGTCTACGAGCGGGGAGGTTGATTCAACGCGCTCGTGTAGCTCTGCGAGTTCGTCCTCGGGCGCGTCGGCGTCGACGTACACCGTGCACGTGACCGACTCGTAGCCGGGTCTGACGTCTTCTGAGATGCCGAGGAATCCACGGAGATCGACGTCGCCTTCCATCTCGAACCGGAGGTTGTCGAGTTCGATCCCCATGTGTGCAGCGTTGGCCGCGTAGCCGACGCTCAGACACGAACCGAGTGCGCCAAGTACGAGTTCGACGGCGTTCGGACCCGTCCGCTCGCCGAGGATCTGTTCGGGTTCGTCGCCCTCGAGCGCGAACTCGCGACTGTGGATGGTCTCGCCCGCCTGATCGAACTCGTCGATCGTCGTCACGGATTTGAGTGCGTCTTTCCATTCGGTTTCGGCCCGGAACGTGAACGAACCGACATCGGGATCGTCAGTAATCCCTTCGACCGCTCCTTCAAGCGCCGAGATGTCGACACCGTTTACGACCGACCGTTCTGAGGCTGCCATTTGGATTCACCACCATCGCTACGTCGGGAGACCTGATAACACCGTATTGACGTATGATAGTCGATTACACGCATTTCCGGGGCTGATAGACGCTCGATGTTCAGCAACAGCCAACTGCGACCAGATCAAGCTATTCGACATATCGACCTCTACAGGCGGGGCAGGCCGAGTGCCTCGGGGCTTGACCCCGGGGCGGTTCACGGAGGAGCCAAAGGCAACGGTTTACCAGCGTGCGGAGAGTACACCGATCGGAAATGAGTCAGGCAGAGATCTCCGAAAGCCGACATCGAATTCTCACGGCTCTCGTGAATCGCTACCAGCAGACCGACGGGCCTGTCACAGCCAAGCGCGTCGCCGAGACGATCGACCGCGATCCCGGTTCGATCCGCAACCAGATCAGGGCCTGAAAACGCTGAATCTCGTCGCGGGAATTCCGGGGCCGAGTGGCGGCTACGAACCGACAGAGCACGCCTTCACCGTTCTCGACCGAGACCGGATCGACGACCACGAGACCGTCACGCTCTCTGGCAACTGCGACCGGATCGATGTCACTGTCGACGAAATCGACTTCACCAACGTCCACCACCCCGAGGAATGCACCGCCCACGTCGCTCTCCAGCAGGCGGCCAGCGGGATCGAGGCCGGTGACCCGGTTGCTATCGGCCCCACACCGCTGTCGAATCTCGTCATCGCCGGGAAGTAGAGGGCATCAACGATACCGACGACGCACTCGTCGTTGACGTCGCCATCACCGAGGCCCCACTCACCGAACCGTGACCTCAGGGCTGTCTTACCGAGACACCGTTCGAAGAATCTGAACGCCAGTTACCGCGAGTAGATGATACTCGAGCGCAACTGGGCCCCAGTCATCCTCGTCGAGTGTCACGGACCAGAGTCTGTAGGCCGAACACTCACCGGGCTACCGGACGAGTATACAGATGAAGCGAGTCGGTCGCCCCATTCCGGATTCGGTCACTTTCAGCACGGTGAGAGGCCATGAACGAGACAAACCACGAGAGCGCCTCAGACAGGTTCAGGTCCGAACGTGTCCCATCCGATGAGCGGCCGGGTCACGAACAGGTAGACGGCGACGACCCCACCATAGCGACGCACATCGAAGACCCCGAGGGAACCGAGTGGTTCATCGTTGGGAACGACACCGGCGTGGTCTGTACCTCTAACCCCGTACCGATCGAGCGCTAACCGAGCGACGACGGGCCGTTCCTAGAAAGCTCTGCTACTGGCGAAGCAAGTGGACACTTGGATCCGAGAAGAGCGAGCGTAGGAGCTAGTTTGGTCGGCGCACCTTATCTGGTTCACCTGGTAAACCGAACACCCCTACAAGACAGCTCTCGGCTCCCATCTCGATTTGGCTATGCGTCTGTCTGTACCAATTGATGTGGGTCAGTGGCGGCAACAGTCGGCAGTGCCGTCGTTCATCTCTGATCGAGGCCGCGGATTCGGCTATACGCCTCCTTGAGCTGGTCGTTGCCATGGTACCGTATCGTCTCGCTTCCGATGTCGTACTCGATAATCCCCGCACTGGCTAATTTCGGCAGGTGGTGATGTTGAAGGGCTACTTCGATATCTTCCGTATTCGGTTGTTCCTCTCGGTGAACGGCGACCTGGCGAGCGATCCGTTTGACGGCCCGTCCTCGTCTGGCATTATACTTCATGATAGTATATTATAGTTCGGCCCGGTAGAGTTTTGGGCCAGAGCGGTTCGTACGAAGTCTGAGGCCGGTGAGACCACTGGTTCCACCGAAAAACTGGAATAGCGTGGTGAAGATAGTTTCCGCTACAGTTCTGCTAGGTCGGTAGTTATGGAGACCTCACTATCGCCGATGGAGATTATCAACCAACCAAGTAACGATTGAATCAACCGTTGGTTAAGAACTCAGATGTCGTTTTCGAGGACCCGAACCCGGTGTTTGATGTACTTTCAAACTCCTCAGATCGCGTGTCGGTCTGTCGAGGAGTCCGACGAGTTACTGGTTGGACCCATACCGGTGTCCAAATCGAATCCGCTGTGATTGGGCCAGTTCAGAACGCTGTGCCCTTTCTGTGGCACAGAACCAACTCACACAGTGTTTGGGAGTTCTCGCTTGCCGGTTCGAACGCACTCCCAGCAGGGAAAGTCGTCGATACAGTCGGGACAGCCCCCTCATCCGTCGCTGGCTTCTCCTCGTTACTATTCGGATCGACGTCAGTGTTCGATTCGTTCTGTGGCGCTGGTGGTTCGAACTGTCCACCGTCCGCAGCTATCGGTTGGGGTTTCTGGTTCGCCGAGACCGCTTCGAGGAGGGGCCGGCGAATCGCGACAGCGACGCGATGCTTGCACGCGCCCTCGTAGTGCGTATCAGCCGGACACTCGCACGTAGCGGGGATGCCGTCCTCGACAGTTACGAGATACTCGTGGTCGCTCGGATTCGCATGACTCCCATTCCGGACAAGAATCTCCGTAGAGAGGAGTTCGAACTCGAAGGCTTCGTACTGGGCACGCTTGGCGATGCGACTGTTGAACGAGAGTGCTTGTAACGGATGCATGGGTTCATCGGAGCGCCCCATTGTGAGCGCCCCGCCCCTAGTGGCGCACACAAACCAACCCGAGCGCTCAC comes from Halosimplex halophilum and encodes:
- a CDS encoding OsmC family protein produces the protein MAASERSVVNGVDISALEGAVEGITDDPDVGSFTFRAETEWKDALKSVTTIDEFDQAGETIHSREFALEGDEPEQILGERTGPNAVELVLGALGSCLSVGYAANAAHMGIELDNLRFEMEGDVDLRGFLGISEDVRPGYESVTCTVYVDADAPEDELAELHERVESTSPLVDIIANEVPLQTRLVVE
- a CDS encoding DUF7344 domain-containing protein, encoding MKYNARRGRAVKRIARQVAVHREEQPNTEDIEVALQHHHLPKLASAGIIEYDIGSETIRYHGNDQLKEAYSRIRGLDQR
- a CDS encoding SWIM zinc finger family protein, giving the protein MGRSDEPMHPLQALSFNSRIAKRAQYEAFEFELLSTEILVRNGSHANPSDHEYLVTVEDGIPATCECPADTHYEGACKHRVAVAIRRPLLEAVSANQKPQPIAADGGQFEPPAPQNESNTDVDPNSNEEKPATDEGAVPTVSTTFPAGSAFEPASENSQTLCELVLCHRKGTAF